GTCATGGCTTCCCTTTTCACCCTGCGTTCCAACCACTAAAGTTACGCTATTCCCTGCATCAGAAAGGCGTAAAATAGTACCTGAACAAAATACTTCATCGTCTGGATGGGCTATGCAAACCAATACATTTTTCCCTTGCATGATAAATAACCTCCCGCTATAGAGATTCCACTACACGTTTGAATAGTTCTATTGCGCGTTCATCTCGGTAGTAATACACCCACAACCCATTCTTCACACTCCGTACAAGCCCAGCATTGCGAAAGCAAGGATAAATGATGAGATACGGTCGATTGTGGTAACTGTAAATGAGCTACAAAGTCCTGAACGCAAAGTCCATATGGTTTTTTCTTCTTGATCCCGATGTTTGTTAAATCAATACGAAAATTTGTAAGATGAACCCTGTTGTCAAGACACACTATTTTAGTTGAAATCAATGCCAATAATGCTTATTATTCAGACAACTGTAGAATGATGTGTTGCAGCGTCCTTCTAGCCTCTTCGCATTCGCCGAGGCTGATGGGACAAGGTTTTTCTTGACCCACCAATTTTGCAATCCTCCTATTTTCACAGGAGATCTGTGTATCGATCCCGGCTTATCATTGGACATTAGATTTTTTTCGGAACACGACTGAATGGACTTGACTTTTTAAAATCATCCCAACAATCGTCGCGAAAGGGTTTGTTTTTCCCTTACTACCTTCGGTTGGAGTGTTCATCGTGAAACCTAGTTTTGTTCCACATCATTCCTACCAAACCTCTGTACTTCAACAGCTTCAATCGTATGACGGGTCGGGTCTTGTCATGATCAACAAAGACTGGCCCCTTCGTACGAAGTTGTGGATGACGGACCTCTCTTCCATCACGACCTTGCTTCATGATGTCTATTCCGATCGTGGCCCACAGCCGCAAGATCCTGCCTCTATGCTACGTTCTTTCCTGGTTTTCCTCATGATACATCCTGATAAAGGTCTCACCGAGTGGGTCAACGTGATGAAACGTACACCCATGTACGCCATTGCGAGTGGCTTTGATTGTAATCGCATCCCTGGTGTTGAAACCTTCTACGACTTCTTCAAGCGTCTTTGGCCCGCAGTCGATAACAATCTCAAATCCAAGTTCCAGAGGCGCAAGTTCAAACCCCCAAAAGGAAAAAAGAAAGGCAAAAAAGCTCCAATCGCTACACCAGGTCGCATCAAGCGACTTGTCCATTGGATGATACGTCATGCCAACTCGAAGACATCTTTACCTACCGATAGACTTTTTCATTTCTTTCAGACACACCTTCTTGCTGTGTCTGCGCAGCTTGGTTTGCTCGGCGATGTGAACGGGCTCAGTGTAACCGGTGATGGCATCCCGATTGTCACTGCCGCTTATCCCAGGAATACATCGACTTGTGATTGTCATGCCCAAGGCCTTGCCAAATGCAACCATGTTCGTCTGTATACCCAGCCCGATTGCGACTCAGGGTGGGACAGTGCGAGAGAAAAGTACTCAACGGATACCACATGTACATGCTCTCTGCAGCAGATAGTCCATACGATGTGCCTTTATACCCAAAACTACAGCCTGCTTCCAGGCACGATGCCGTCAGTTTTGTCATGAGCACAGTTGAATTCAAACAACGTTTCACCTTGGGCACGCTAGATAATATGCTTCTCGACGCCGCTCATGATGCCGAGGACATCTATCTCTTGCTCGATCATCAGAAGATCGAACCCTTTATCGACCTGAACATCCGGAGCAAAAAAACAAAGCAACGGACAGCGACATCCACATTTCGCCCGCAGGTAAGCCTATCTGCCCAAATGGTCATGAGATGCGTCCCAACGGATACGACAAGTCTCAAAAGCGCCAAAAGTGGCGATGCACGCCATCGTGTGGTTGTTCAACTGCCAAGTATGGACGCACATACCACACGCACAGCAGTGACCATCTCCGATTGTTTCCGAAGACCATCCGTGGTTCAGAAAAGTGGAAGCTCATCTATCAACGCCGTAAGTCCATGGAGCGCTCCAACAAACGTGAGAAGATTGACTACAAGCTCGAGTCCGGCAGACATCGCTCTACTCAGATGTGGATCATGCGCATCTATGGCATCATGATGTGTCAGCACATGGATGCGTGGTATCTGCACCAACAAGTCGAATGGAGCGAAGTGAGGAAAACCTTGTCTTCACATCTGTCCTCTTGATAGGGGCCTCGGTTGACCATCCACAGCGAGGGCCTTCGTAAAAATACGAAAGTCGTCGCCTGATTGCCTATGCTCATGTTCAAGGAACGGAGCGGAGCGGATCGTACAGATTTTTATTCATTCCCAGTTCAATATTGTCATGAGACCTATCCTTTGGACCTTTCCAACCCTTCAATACCGAGAGGCTACTTAGGTTCGAAATGTACGACATTCATTCCCAACTTAAGGAAGACGCTAAAAGTAAAATATAAGATGCAATAGAAGCAAAATTAACGAATGGACCCAACTTGCCGGTCCCGACCTCATCGCGGAGACTAACATCGCTAAACACACACATGTAATCTGAGCCATTGATTTTTGTGTGATTGGTGTATTGATCGCCCAAGAAAAAGCTAAGTTGGCGGTTTAACACCCGTTCAGCAGTCCCTACAGAAGAGCATGAGTCTATTAGCCCTCTCCGTACATATTTTTATGAAGGGCTATATTATAAATTTGGATTTTGATGCTTAGCTTTTAATCGAATCCATCGCCTTTCGACTTCATCTGAAAATAGTTGTAATTGATCGCTATTTTCGGGTTTTAATAAGTGTTTTGTTTTCCCCATGGTTTTTAACCATTCACTTACTGGGACGTATTTATTTTTTTCTTCTGGATTATACGTGATGGTAGTGATTCCGTGCTCTACTTCATAGAGAGGAAAAAAACAACTATCGACGGCTAGACCAACAATCTCACGTCCTGCTTCCTCTGCAGATTTCCAGTTAAGTGGGCAAGCAATTAAAATTTTGCCATAGGCCATGCCTTCATGTTGGGCATACCATTGTGCTTTTGCTGCCTTTTTAATTAAGTCTTGTGCATACGTTTCAACACCAGTGAAGACGTAGG
The Sulfoacidibacillus ferrooxidans genome window above contains:
- a CDS encoding ArsR family transcriptional regulator, which translates into the protein MCLDNRVHLTNFRIDLTNIGIKKKKPYGLCVQDFVAHLQLPQSTVSHHLSLLSQCWACTECEEWVVGVLLPR